One segment of Hippopotamus amphibius kiboko isolate mHipAmp2 chromosome 2, mHipAmp2.hap2, whole genome shotgun sequence DNA contains the following:
- the LOC130845156 gene encoding protein ripply3-like, with amino-acid sequence MKPEATAGAREAWGRVCHCPRDGPWGPPSPRGPESQTPWRPWILTSQDAEATRARIELEPRDDQQTFGSKGAFGFQHSIFRLYLPISKRQEYLHSSGEKVLASFPVQATIHFYNDESDSDEEQEEDTQPSDLQCQEVEDGPGGKGRDRPTNPGRQPRGCSGFGGKGPLPHPDSTMEDTACPSSK; translated from the exons ATGAAACCCGAGGCAACGGCCGGAGCCCGGGAGGCTTGGGGACGTGTCTGTCACTGCCCCAGGGACGGTCCCTGGGGACCACCATCGCCACGCGGGCCTGAGAGCCAAACACCATGGAGACCCTGGATCCTCACCTCCCAGGATGCTGAGGCCACCAGAGCTAGAATCGAGCTCGAGCCTCGGGATGACCAACAAACCTTTGGATCAAAGGGTGCCTTTGGGTTTCAGCATTCT ATATTTAGACTTTACCTACCCATTTCTAAGCGTCAAGAGTATCTGCACAGTTCTGGGGAGAAGGTGCTGGCCAGTTTCCCCGTGCAAGCCACCATTCACTTCTACAACGATGAGTCTGATTCAgatgaggagcaggaggaggacacCCAGCCCTCCGACCTTCAGTGCCAGGAGGTGGAAGATGGCCCAGGAGGAAAGGGCAGAGACCGGCCGACAAATCCAGGACGGCAACCCCGAGGCTGCAGTGGCTTCGGTGGTAAGGGTCCACTCCCCCACCCTGACTCCACGATGGAGGATACTGCGTGCCCCTCATCCAAATAA